In Bermanella sp. WJH001, the following are encoded in one genomic region:
- the glaH gene encoding glutarate dioxygenase GlaH — MSTLLLDHHQLKVVPGERVMSAQESVAKASIDNGFRQSNHPHNPRLQHISLSEEALTTFEQLTSAWDLQAIEYKPFLRFAVANALDEACHGELSPLLNAIMQNREQGAFLLDYNGVEQDEATDFYVKLSTAVSHLIGVPNFDSMYGKYYARFTVRNKDDSDSYLRQAHRRMELHNDGTYVNERTDFVLMMKMKEENMEGGDSLILHVDDWQDLNKFYNHPLAKQDIQWGSPPSKQVDYKVHHPVFFEEDKNGKPHMLFIDQFAEPQNMRQGLYLHQMGESLESEKNCSNIEVPVGSILVLQNHCWLHGRDKFVSNPGLERELLRQRGHFTAN, encoded by the coding sequence ATGTCGACATTATTGCTTGATCATCATCAACTCAAGGTAGTACCGGGAGAGCGAGTCATGTCAGCACAGGAATCAGTGGCCAAAGCCAGTATTGATAACGGTTTTCGTCAATCGAACCATCCTCACAATCCAAGATTGCAGCACATTAGCTTGAGTGAAGAGGCACTGACGACCTTTGAGCAGCTCACCTCAGCATGGGATTTGCAGGCCATTGAATACAAGCCATTCTTGCGATTTGCGGTGGCTAACGCCCTAGATGAAGCGTGTCATGGGGAATTATCCCCGTTACTGAATGCCATCATGCAAAACCGCGAACAGGGGGCGTTTTTGTTGGATTACAACGGTGTTGAGCAAGATGAGGCGACGGACTTTTATGTGAAGTTATCCACCGCGGTTTCTCACTTAATTGGTGTGCCTAATTTTGATTCTATGTACGGCAAATATTACGCGCGCTTCACGGTGAGAAATAAAGACGACAGTGATAGCTATTTACGCCAAGCTCATCGTCGCATGGAGCTGCATAACGATGGCACCTATGTGAATGAACGTACTGACTTTGTACTTATGATGAAAATGAAAGAAGAAAACATGGAAGGGGGCGATTCCCTGATTTTACATGTGGATGATTGGCAGGATCTAAACAAGTTTTATAACCATCCGCTCGCCAAGCAAGACATTCAATGGGGTTCACCTCCAAGTAAACAGGTGGATTATAAAGTTCACCATCCGGTTTTTTTTGAAGAAGATAAAAATGGCAAACCTCATATGTTGTTTATCGATCAATTTGCGGAACCGCAAAACATGCGCCAAGGTTTGTATTTGCATCAGATGGGCGAGTCATTAGAGAGCGAAAAAAACTGCAGTAATATTGAAGTGCCAGTTGGATCTATCTTGGTGCTACAAAATCATTGTTGGTTACATGGCCGTGATAAATTTGTGTCCAACCCAGGTCTTGAGCGCGAACTGTTAAGACAACGTGGCCACTTTACAGCCAATTAA
- the lhgO gene encoding L-2-hydroxyglutarate oxidase has protein sequence MNTFDYIIIGGGIVGVSTAWQLQKRFPQKKIAIIEKESEFACHQTGHNSGVIHAGVYYQPGSLKAKFCKEGVQATIEFCKEHQIHYEQCGKLLVATTPLEHERMLSLYARCAENGIEAELLDQAQLKQREPNISGIGAIFVKQTGIVNYQQVTIKMAERFQQLGGTVLLNHEVVDLVENDDGIHVVALHNGQQVPLESDFLVACSGLMADRTTKMLGIKTDFQIIPFRGEYYQLPAKHNHIVNHLIYPIPDPDLPFLGVHLTRMIDGSVTVGPNAVQGWKREGYGKINISFKDIVDMMGFSGFWRVLKNNFKVGLIETFNSWWKPGYLKTVQKYCPSLTLNDLQPYPAGIRAQAVMKDGSMVHDFLFAQSPRSLHVCNAPSPAATSALPIGAYICDKITKAQS, from the coding sequence GTGAATACGTTTGATTACATCATTATTGGCGGCGGTATTGTGGGTGTCTCCACCGCGTGGCAATTACAAAAGCGGTTTCCGCAAAAAAAAATAGCAATCATTGAAAAAGAAAGTGAGTTTGCTTGCCATCAAACGGGTCACAATAGTGGTGTGATTCATGCTGGTGTGTATTATCAGCCTGGTTCATTAAAAGCGAAATTTTGTAAAGAAGGGGTTCAGGCCACCATCGAGTTTTGCAAAGAGCATCAGATTCATTATGAGCAGTGCGGAAAATTACTGGTAGCCACAACCCCTCTTGAGCATGAACGCATGTTGTCGTTGTACGCGCGCTGTGCTGAAAATGGCATCGAGGCTGAGCTATTAGATCAAGCGCAGCTTAAGCAGCGCGAACCAAACATCAGTGGGATCGGCGCTATTTTTGTTAAACAAACAGGCATCGTTAATTATCAGCAAGTGACCATAAAAATGGCCGAACGGTTTCAGCAATTGGGCGGTACTGTTTTGTTGAATCACGAGGTGGTTGATTTAGTTGAGAATGATGACGGCATTCACGTTGTGGCTCTGCATAACGGTCAGCAGGTTCCTCTAGAAAGTGATTTTTTAGTTGCTTGCTCTGGTTTGATGGCGGATCGCACAACAAAAATGTTAGGCATAAAAACGGACTTTCAAATTATTCCATTTCGTGGGGAGTACTATCAACTACCTGCTAAACACAATCACATCGTGAATCATTTAATTTATCCCATTCCCGATCCTGACTTGCCATTTTTAGGTGTGCACCTTACCCGTATGATCGATGGCAGTGTGACAGTGGGCCCTAATGCGGTACAAGGTTGGAAGCGAGAAGGTTATGGCAAGATTAACATCAGTTTTAAAGATATTGTTGACATGATGGGTTTTAGTGGTTTTTGGCGCGTGTTAAAAAACAATTTTAAAGTCGGTTTAATTGAGACATTTAATTCTTGGTGGAAGCCTGGTTATTTAAAAACCGTACAAAAATACTGCCCAAGTTTAACGCTTAATGATTTACAACCTTACCCTGCCGGCATTCGTGCACAAGCGGTAATGAAAGATGGCAGTATGGTCCATGACTTTTTATTTGCACAAAGCCCGCGCTCACTTCATGTATGTAATGCACCAAGCCCTGCGGCCACTTCGGCTTTGCCTATTGGTGCTTACATTTGTGACAAAATTACAAAAGCGCAGTCTTAA
- a CDS encoding LysR family transcriptional regulator has product MNLRQFDLNLLIIFEALVSECHVSRAADKVFLSQSAMSHALNRLREQLGDPILVRTEQGLQPTPRALAMAPQVRSALQLLQQSITPTAQFDAANAKRTFTIASTDYFEAVIFPELLSHLLSIAPNIKIEIEMIAEDASQTRLGNGEVDLVVGMDAEQALPSHLISEHWLNESQVCLVANDHASVKSSLSLKQYLKLSHVVFWDVSQVSANSVDTWLEQQNLSRHHMARTVNYMAAARIVEKTNAIMTLPLHMAQLFSQMMKVRIVKPPKGIPAINMTMVHHPLYSEDPAVNWLAKHIHDFSQSIHW; this is encoded by the coding sequence ATGAATCTGCGCCAATTTGACTTAAACCTGCTTATTATTTTTGAAGCACTGGTCAGTGAATGTCATGTCAGCCGTGCCGCTGATAAGGTATTTTTAAGTCAATCGGCCATGAGCCATGCCCTTAATCGCTTACGCGAACAACTGGGCGACCCGATACTTGTGCGCACAGAACAAGGCTTACAGCCCACCCCAAGAGCATTAGCAATGGCACCACAAGTACGCAGTGCATTGCAGCTTTTACAGCAGTCCATTACTCCTACCGCTCAGTTTGATGCCGCCAATGCTAAACGTACGTTTACCATTGCCAGTACGGATTATTTTGAAGCGGTTATTTTTCCTGAATTACTCAGCCATTTATTAAGTATTGCGCCAAATATTAAAATTGAAATTGAAATGATTGCTGAAGATGCCAGCCAAACCCGCCTAGGGAATGGCGAAGTCGACTTAGTGGTTGGCATGGATGCGGAACAAGCATTGCCCAGTCATTTGATCAGTGAACATTGGCTGAACGAATCGCAGGTGTGCCTCGTGGCCAACGATCATGCTAGCGTAAAAAGCAGTTTAAGTTTAAAGCAGTACTTAAAGCTCTCACACGTTGTGTTTTGGGATGTCAGTCAAGTGAGTGCCAACTCAGTGGATACTTGGCTTGAACAACAAAATTTATCTCGCCACCACATGGCTAGAACGGTTAACTATATGGCTGCCGCCCGTATTGTAGAGAAAACCAATGCCATCATGACCTTACCTCTGCATATGGCACAATTATTTAGTCAGATGATGAAGGTGCGCATTGTCAAACCACCTAAAGGCATTCCCGCCATAAACATGACCATGGTGCACCACCCACTTTACAGCGAAGATCCAGCGGTAAACTGGCTGGCTAAACATATTCATGATTTTAGCCAATCCATTCATTGGTAA
- the speB gene encoding agmatinase has translation MSGSNAANANYPIYGALGVTFLEFPLVTDLTTSDADVIVSGVPFDMATSGRGGSRNGPQGVRAASINMAWEGERWPWDFALNDHLNVGDIGNVNFKHGEPQTLVDNLEAHILDIVKAGKNPLTIGGDHFITLPILRSVAKEHGPVALIHFDAHTDTYSGGSKYDHGTFLHHGVEEGLVDTEHSLQIGIRTNFTRKDYPFEVLDGAWVGDHGPHETLKRIKQRVGDKKVYVTFDIDCLDPAYAPGTGTPVAAGLTTDCALKIIRGLRGLNLIGMDVVEVAPAYDHAEITSLAAATLALEYLYVLAANKQL, from the coding sequence ATGTCGGGTTCAAATGCTGCCAATGCAAACTATCCAATCTACGGCGCATTGGGTGTTACGTTTTTAGAATTTCCGTTAGTCACTGATTTAACAACCTCAGATGCTGATGTCATTGTCAGCGGTGTACCTTTTGATATGGCCACATCTGGTCGTGGTGGTTCACGTAATGGCCCACAAGGGGTGCGCGCGGCCTCTATCAACATGGCTTGGGAAGGTGAGCGTTGGCCTTGGGACTTTGCTTTAAATGACCATTTAAACGTGGGTGATATAGGTAACGTGAACTTTAAACACGGCGAGCCACAAACACTTGTGGATAATCTTGAGGCTCATATTTTAGACATTGTGAAAGCGGGTAAGAATCCACTGACCATAGGGGGTGATCATTTTATTACCTTGCCAATTTTGCGCTCGGTTGCAAAAGAGCACGGCCCTGTGGCCTTGATTCATTTTGATGCCCATACCGATACCTACAGTGGCGGCAGTAAATACGATCACGGCACGTTTTTACATCATGGTGTTGAAGAAGGCCTAGTGGATACCGAGCACTCATTGCAAATTGGGATTCGAACGAATTTCACGCGTAAAGATTACCCGTTTGAAGTATTAGACGGTGCATGGGTAGGTGATCACGGTCCCCATGAAACCTTAAAGCGGATTAAACAACGTGTGGGTGATAAAAAAGTCTATGTCACATTTGATATAGATTGTTTGGACCCAGCCTATGCTCCAGGTACAGGCACTCCTGTGGCTGCGGGATTAACCACAGATTGTGCGTTAAAAATTATTCGTGGCTTACGAGGTTTGAATTTAATTGGTATGGATGTGGTAGAAGTTGCACCAGCCTATGACCATGCTGAAATCACATCGCTAGCGGCGGCAACCTTAGCGTTAGAATACTTGTATGTTTTAGCGGCCAATAAGCAGTTGTAA
- a CDS encoding LuxR family transcriptional regulator: MNSITGQPPHQVNWQKQLASLIDHIRLRSFPNALEEFLASQCNFDSVLMLTFKKAFKPIVLHPTNQAEHSPTLRSYLKKEYILDPLCKGIEDGTIPNISRLTDIAPDSFETTEYYQTCYKDFDFVDEINIIIHLDNDVACAITIGRKTRLGTITRAELKRLNDVYPIINSLVRQFWLSQSQEYVKYETEAGAMNHALSTFANGVLTKREQEITALILQGHSSKAIANQLNISLGTVKVHRKNIHTRLNTSTQSEIFTLFLSHLNELDTSASAS; this comes from the coding sequence ATGAACTCCATAACGGGCCAACCTCCTCATCAGGTTAATTGGCAAAAACAACTGGCATCCTTAATTGATCATATTCGCTTGCGCAGCTTTCCAAATGCGCTTGAGGAGTTTTTGGCCAGCCAATGTAATTTTGATAGTGTATTAATGCTGACGTTTAAAAAAGCATTTAAGCCAATTGTTCTGCACCCAACAAATCAGGCTGAACACAGCCCAACTTTACGTAGCTACCTTAAAAAAGAATACATTCTTGATCCGCTTTGCAAAGGGATAGAAGACGGCACAATACCGAACATAAGCCGTTTAACCGATATTGCACCGGATTCATTTGAAACCACCGAATACTACCAAACCTGCTACAAAGATTTTGATTTTGTTGATGAGATCAACATTATTATTCACTTGGATAATGATGTGGCATGCGCCATCACCATTGGACGTAAAACACGCCTAGGTACCATCACCCGTGCAGAACTTAAACGGCTAAATGATGTGTACCCTATTATTAACTCATTAGTGCGCCAATTTTGGTTATCTCAATCACAAGAATATGTGAAATACGAAACCGAAGCTGGTGCCATGAATCACGCATTAAGCACGTTTGCCAATGGCGTACTCACTAAACGTGAGCAAGAAATTACCGCTTTAATTTTGCAAGGGCACTCATCAAAGGCCATCGCCAATCAACTCAATATTAGTTTAGGCACGGTAAAGGTACACCGTAAAAATATTCACACCCGCTTAAACACATCCACACAGTCTGAAATTTTCACACTGTTTCTAAGTCATCTAAATGAGTTAGACACATCAGCAAGTGCATCTTAA
- a CDS encoding aspartate aminotransferase family protein produces MSKHTQDIQHIDAQHHLHPFTNTSALNAKGARIIEKAQGVYIWDSEGKKMLDGMAGLWCVNMGYGRKELADAAYKQMQTLPYYNTFFQTSHEQAALLAKEIASVTPHDLNHIFFANSGSEAIDTIMRLVRHYWAVKGKPYRNIIIARDNAYHGSTLAGASLGGMGGMHKQGAPLVPGIEHIRQPYWYGEGGDMSEEEFGLACAKALEDRILEVGPDNVACFIGEPIQGAGGVIVPPANYWGEIQKICDKYDILLAADEVICGFGRTGNWFGSDTFGIKPDIISMAKGLSSGYLPIAAVAVGSRITDALMAHDDDFHHGYTYSGHPVSAAVALENIRLMKQENIVDYVANDIGPYFQSELRKRLGDHPLVGNIVGTGLIAGIALVKNKAPKEFFGDDINIGLICRDHCFENGLIMRATGSRMVLSPPLIISHAEVDELLDKAVLCFDLTLKSIS; encoded by the coding sequence ATGTCCAAGCACACCCAAGACATCCAACACATAGATGCCCAGCACCACTTGCACCCTTTTACGAATACCTCAGCCTTAAATGCCAAAGGCGCCCGTATCATTGAAAAAGCACAAGGTGTCTATATTTGGGACAGCGAAGGTAAAAAAATGCTCGATGGCATGGCAGGCCTTTGGTGCGTCAACATGGGTTATGGTCGCAAAGAACTTGCTGATGCTGCTTACAAACAAATGCAAACGCTGCCGTATTACAACACCTTCTTCCAAACCAGCCATGAACAAGCCGCACTCCTTGCTAAAGAAATTGCCAGTGTCACACCCCATGATTTAAACCACATATTCTTTGCGAACTCCGGCTCTGAAGCCATCGACACGATTATGCGCTTAGTTCGTCACTACTGGGCCGTAAAAGGGAAACCCTACCGTAATATCATAATTGCTCGTGACAATGCTTATCATGGCTCAACCCTCGCCGGTGCCAGCTTAGGTGGCATGGGTGGCATGCATAAACAAGGCGCGCCCTTGGTGCCTGGTATCGAACACATCCGCCAGCCTTACTGGTATGGGGAAGGTGGCGATATGAGTGAAGAAGAGTTTGGTCTTGCCTGTGCCAAAGCACTCGAGGATCGCATCCTTGAAGTGGGCCCTGATAATGTAGCCTGTTTTATTGGTGAGCCTATCCAAGGGGCTGGGGGGGTGATTGTACCGCCAGCTAATTACTGGGGTGAAATTCAAAAGATTTGTGATAAGTACGATATTTTATTAGCCGCTGATGAAGTCATTTGTGGCTTTGGGCGCACAGGAAACTGGTTTGGCAGTGATACCTTTGGTATTAAACCGGACATTATTTCCATGGCTAAAGGCCTATCATCTGGCTATTTACCCATAGCGGCTGTGGCCGTTGGATCTCGTATCACCGATGCATTAATGGCCCACGATGATGATTTTCATCATGGTTATACGTATTCCGGACACCCAGTAAGTGCCGCCGTCGCCCTTGAAAACATCCGCTTAATGAAACAAGAAAACATTGTTGATTATGTGGCTAATGATATTGGCCCCTATTTTCAAAGCGAACTGCGCAAACGTTTAGGTGACCACCCGTTGGTTGGCAACATTGTTGGCACAGGTTTAATTGCCGGCATCGCTCTTGTGAAAAATAAAGCGCCAAAAGAATTTTTTGGCGACGATATTAATATTGGTTTAATTTGCCGTGATCATTGTTTTGAGAATGGCTTAATTATGCGTGCAACTGGAAGCCGCATGGTACTTTCACCACCATTAATTATTAGCCATGCAGAAGTTGACGAACTGCTTGATAAAGCCGTTTTATGTTTTGATTTAACACTAAAATCTATTAGCTAA
- a CDS encoding GntR family transcriptional regulator has product MDKNSPIEFTLAERDASVTITQWVYATLRHSVMYGKILPGRALTIRELAKELDVSPMPVREALRQLAAENALEIQGNRRVMVPKMTAMKFNELCHARMAIESHAAERALPYIDDSRLQLLQQIDAQIDHTQISGNHEPISALNQEFHRTLYNANPHQVTLPLIESLWLQLGPFMKLASAHLELSTQVDRHTEALTAIENRDGFALQLAIKADIREGFNFASTPEALQRFIDESNRHG; this is encoded by the coding sequence ATGGACAAGAACTCCCCCATTGAATTTACCTTAGCTGAGCGTGATGCATCTGTAACTATCACCCAATGGGTATATGCCACTTTACGTCACTCAGTCATGTATGGAAAAATCCTGCCTGGGCGGGCGCTGACCATCCGCGAGCTGGCAAAAGAACTGGATGTAAGCCCCATGCCTGTTCGAGAAGCCCTGCGCCAACTGGCCGCTGAAAATGCACTTGAAATTCAAGGTAATCGGCGTGTCATGGTGCCAAAAATGACGGCCATGAAGTTCAATGAGTTATGCCATGCTCGCATGGCCATCGAAAGCCACGCAGCAGAGCGAGCACTTCCTTACATTGATGATTCAAGATTGCAGCTTTTACAGCAAATTGATGCTCAAATTGACCACACTCAGATCTCTGGAAACCACGAACCCATCAGTGCCTTAAACCAAGAGTTTCACCGCACCTTATACAACGCCAACCCCCATCAAGTCACGCTTCCTTTGATCGAAAGTTTATGGCTGCAACTTGGCCCATTTATGAAGCTAGCCAGTGCCCACTTAGAGCTATCCACTCAGGTGGATCGACACACAGAAGCCCTCACTGCCATTGAAAACCGAGACGGATTTGCCCTGCAACTTGCCATTAAGGCAGATATTCGAGAAGGCTTTAATTTTGCCAGCACCCCTGAGGCGCTTCAGCGTTTTATCGACGAATCAAATCGACACGGCTAA
- a CDS encoding glutamine synthetase family protein has protein sequence MSSNSDLEFDLFITDLNGNLRGKRMPPSASKKMAKEGIKLPRSVVGMDVWGNDVWENGLVFETGDSDGICMPVHLDPIPVPWAQSPRNQILAMMYNPDGTPFLADPRQILAHITERFKKLGITPVMATELEFYLMDAESEKSQRPRPPKMLDGHGRRLSETDCYSIDEMDNLEAFFTEVRETCEVQGVPADTIISELGPGQFEINLNHVDNPMLAADQAIMFKRLIKGVSRKHGISASFMAKPYADQSGNGFHVHFSLLDEKGNNIFDDGTDEGTDILKHAVAGLIHTMADGMLVFAPHLNSYRRFMKGAHAPTVACWGYENRTVAVRIPESPGIARRIEHRVSGADANPYLVLATILAGALYGIENKLMPPQPIEGDAYTETEADDYSDEYELPNKWDQATEVFKESDVLNQYLGEEFIRVFSAAKEQEQLRFDERISDVEYESYLGVL, from the coding sequence ATGTCATCCAATAGCGATTTAGAATTTGATTTATTTATTACGGATTTAAACGGTAATTTACGTGGTAAACGTATGCCGCCCAGTGCCAGTAAAAAAATGGCAAAAGAAGGCATCAAATTACCGCGCTCAGTGGTGGGCATGGATGTCTGGGGTAATGACGTATGGGAGAACGGTTTAGTATTTGAAACAGGTGATAGTGATGGTATCTGTATGCCAGTGCACTTAGACCCGATTCCAGTACCTTGGGCGCAATCACCGCGTAATCAAATCTTGGCCATGATGTATAACCCAGATGGTACCCCATTTTTGGCGGATCCTCGCCAAATACTGGCACACATTACAGAGCGCTTTAAAAAACTAGGCATTACGCCAGTAATGGCCACTGAACTTGAGTTTTACTTGATGGATGCGGAGTCTGAAAAAAGCCAGCGTCCGCGTCCACCTAAAATGCTTGATGGTCATGGTCGTCGCTTGAGCGAAACCGATTGTTACTCAATTGATGAAATGGATAACCTTGAAGCGTTCTTTACCGAAGTACGTGAAACCTGCGAAGTGCAAGGTGTGCCTGCCGATACGATTATTTCTGAGTTGGGCCCTGGTCAGTTTGAGATCAACTTGAATCATGTGGATAACCCAATGCTGGCGGCTGATCAGGCAATCATGTTTAAGCGCCTTATTAAGGGTGTTTCCCGTAAACATGGTATCAGTGCTTCGTTCATGGCGAAGCCGTATGCAGACCAAAGTGGTAACGGCTTCCATGTGCATTTCAGCTTGTTAGATGAAAAAGGTAACAATATCTTTGATGACGGCACAGATGAGGGTACTGACATTTTAAAACATGCGGTTGCAGGTTTAATTCATACCATGGCCGACGGCATGTTGGTATTTGCGCCACACTTAAACTCTTATCGTCGTTTTATGAAGGGTGCTCATGCGCCAACCGTTGCTTGCTGGGGGTATGAAAACCGTACGGTTGCCGTTCGAATACCTGAAAGCCCAGGTATTGCACGCCGCATTGAGCACCGCGTATCTGGTGCCGATGCAAACCCGTATTTAGTGCTTGCAACTATTTTAGCCGGTGCACTTTATGGTATTGAAAATAAACTCATGCCGCCTCAGCCAATTGAAGGGGATGCCTACACTGAAACAGAAGCAGACGATTACAGTGATGAGTACGAACTACCAAACAAGTGGGACCAAGCAACCGAAGTATTTAAAGAGTCTGACGTGCTTAATCAATACCTAGGTGAAGAATTCATTCGTGTATTCTCAGCGGCCAAAGAGCAAGAGCAATTGCGTTTTGATGAGCGTATTTCCGATGTGGAATATGAGTCTTATTTAGGCGTGTTATAA
- a CDS encoding polyamine ABC transporter substrate-binding protein, whose translation MNPFKLGIATALTLALAHNALAQENVLNIYNWSDYIDPADVTKFEKESGIKVNYDVYDSNEMLEAKLMAGNSGYDVVVPTGAFLERQLQAGVYAKIDKTKLSNYKNVDAELAKKIARSDKENLHNVPYAWGTIGLGYNLEMLQKRLGKDMPLDTLDLIFKPELSAKLKDCGVALLDAPADVLSVAMNYLGLDPNSENKADLKKATDLLKANRANYKYFHSSQYISDLANGDVCLALGYNGDILQSQSRAEEAGQGIQVAYSIPKEGTQVWFDLMAIPADAPNKENAYKFIDFVLRGETAANISNYVYYAVPNTEATPFIEKEVLSNPGIYPTDAVKAKLFPQLAHTAKFDRLLSRAWTGIKTGR comes from the coding sequence ATGAATCCGTTTAAGCTAGGTATCGCAACCGCTTTAACATTGGCCTTGGCGCATAATGCTTTAGCACAAGAAAATGTTTTAAATATCTACAACTGGTCAGACTATATTGATCCAGCTGATGTGACAAAATTCGAAAAAGAAAGCGGCATTAAAGTGAATTATGATGTTTATGATTCTAATGAAATGCTAGAAGCGAAACTAATGGCAGGTAACAGTGGCTACGACGTTGTTGTACCTACTGGCGCATTCCTTGAGCGTCAATTACAAGCAGGTGTTTACGCCAAGATTGATAAAACAAAGTTAAGCAATTACAAAAATGTAGATGCTGAGCTTGCTAAAAAAATTGCTCGTAGTGACAAAGAAAACCTACATAACGTACCTTATGCATGGGGCACCATTGGCTTAGGGTATAACCTAGAGATGCTGCAAAAGCGTCTAGGTAAAGACATGCCGCTTGATACCTTAGACTTAATATTCAAACCTGAATTAAGCGCTAAGTTGAAAGATTGTGGTGTGGCCTTACTTGATGCGCCAGCGGATGTTTTGTCTGTGGCAATGAACTACTTAGGCCTTGATCCAAACTCAGAAAACAAAGCAGACCTTAAGAAAGCCACCGACTTATTAAAAGCCAATCGTGCAAACTATAAGTACTTTCATTCCAGCCAATATATTTCAGATTTAGCAAATGGCGATGTATGTCTCGCACTAGGCTATAATGGAGATATATTACAGTCGCAGAGCCGTGCTGAAGAAGCGGGTCAAGGAATTCAAGTGGCGTACTCCATTCCTAAAGAAGGTACACAAGTATGGTTTGACCTAATGGCCATTCCTGCCGATGCCCCAAACAAGGAAAACGCATACAAGTTCATTGATTTTGTGTTGCGTGGCGAAACTGCGGCTAACATTTCAAATTATGTGTATTACGCTGTACCCAATACTGAGGCCACTCCTTTTATAGAAAAAGAAGTGTTAAGTAATCCTGGTATCTATCCGACGGATGCAGTTAAAGCTAAGCTATTTCCTCAGCTAGCGCATACAGCTAAGTTTGATCGTCTGTTATCTCGTGCTTGGACCGGTATTAAAACCGGACGTTAA
- the potA gene encoding polyamine ABC transporter ATP-binding protein, with amino-acid sequence MNVSELKSTITGVANPVNTELPLWKQPDATPFVRIENITKKFDDFTAVDNVSLNIYKKELFCLLGGSGSGKSTLLRMLAGFESPTSGRIIIDGVDMEGIQPWNRPVNMMFQSYALFPHLSVADNIAFGLKREGASKQDVKRRVAEMLDMVQLGHLGKRKPHQLSGGQRQRVALARSLVKRPKLLLLDEPLGALDKKLREETQFEIMNLQEDLGVTFVVVTHDQEEAMTLATRIGVMNQGLIVQTDAPHDVYEYPNSRFVAEFIGSVNLLEGVVTEDNVDSVRIKSKDAGCEFYVPHGISCAPQQKVHVALRPEKIKMTRIKPVQEENLMQGEILEIAYMGSLSVYRVQLQSGKEIRVTQPNFARDMGERFTWNEKVFLSWDVDSSVVLTS; translated from the coding sequence ATGAATGTTTCTGAATTAAAATCAACCATAACCGGTGTGGCGAATCCTGTGAATACTGAACTACCTCTATGGAAACAACCAGATGCGACACCTTTTGTTCGCATTGAAAACATCACAAAAAAGTTTGATGACTTTACAGCTGTTGATAACGTCTCGTTAAATATTTATAAAAAAGAACTGTTCTGTTTATTGGGCGGATCCGGTTCAGGTAAAAGTACCTTGCTTCGAATGCTTGCGGGCTTTGAAAGCCCAACAAGTGGTCGCATTATTATTGATGGTGTTGACATGGAAGGTATACAGCCTTGGAATCGTCCAGTGAATATGATGTTCCAGTCTTATGCTTTATTTCCCCACTTATCAGTAGCTGACAATATTGCCTTTGGTTTAAAACGAGAAGGTGCCAGCAAGCAAGACGTTAAAAGACGAGTAGCCGAAATGCTCGACATGGTTCAGCTTGGTCATTTAGGCAAACGCAAACCTCATCAGTTATCTGGTGGTCAACGCCAGCGTGTTGCGTTAGCCCGTTCGTTAGTTAAGCGCCCAAAATTATTATTATTAGATGAGCCGCTCGGTGCATTAGATAAAAAACTGCGTGAAGAAACTCAGTTTGAAATCATGAACCTACAAGAAGATTTAGGTGTGACCTTTGTGGTGGTTACCCATGACCAAGAAGAGGCTATGACCCTAGCCACGCGTATTGGGGTAATGAACCAAGGTTTAATTGTACAAACCGACGCGCCTCACGATGTGTATGAATATCCAAATAGTCGATTTGTTGCCGAATTCATTGGCTCAGTAAATTTACTTGAAGGTGTGGTGACTGAAGATAACGTCGACAGTGTGCGTATTAAATCAAAAGATGCGGGCTGTGAATTTTATGTGCCCCATGGCATCAGCTGTGCGCCTCAACAAAAAGTGCACGTGGCCCTTCGCCCTGAAAAAATTAAAATGACCCGCATCAAACCAGTACAAGAAGAAAACCTGATGCAAGGTGAAATTCTTGAAATTGCTTACATGGGAAGCTTGTCTGTGTATCGCGTGCAATTGCAAAGTGGTAAAGAGATTCGTGTTACTCAACCAAACTTTGCTCGTGATATGGGTGAACGCTTTACTTGGAATGAGAAAGTATTCTTGTCTTGGGATGTGGATAGTAGCGTGGTACTAACATCATGA